From one Alicyclobacillus acidocaldarius subsp. acidocaldarius Tc-4-1 genomic stretch:
- a CDS encoding ABC transporter permease, producing the protein MRYFLDRFGFLILSLWAAITLNFILPRLMPGNPAQAMIAKQAGNINPAALKAIEEQLGLSNGPLWQQYFQYLGNLLTGHWGASFQYFPTPVVNIIETSLPWTIVLLGVVTIIAVVVGTLIGILIAWRRGGTADNVIPVATMFGQAIPTFWLGLILIYFFGFVHHWFPLAHGYGDDVTPGLNGPFLASAVYHSLLPAVVVFVGSISGWIVGMRNNMITTLGEDYVVFAEAKGVSKRRLIFSYAARNALLPQLTSVAIALSSIIGGQILIEQVFSYPGIGYGLTNAVASEDYPLIQGMFLIIAVTALVINFIVDMLYGRLDPRVRRRGAA; encoded by the coding sequence ATGCGGTATTTTCTAGATCGATTTGGTTTTCTCATCTTGTCGCTTTGGGCAGCCATCACGCTCAACTTTATCTTGCCGCGCCTCATGCCCGGGAATCCGGCGCAGGCGATGATTGCAAAGCAAGCGGGGAACATCAATCCTGCCGCGCTCAAGGCGATTGAGGAGCAGCTCGGGCTGTCGAACGGACCGCTTTGGCAGCAGTATTTTCAATATCTCGGCAACCTGTTGACGGGACACTGGGGCGCTTCGTTTCAGTACTTTCCGACGCCGGTGGTCAACATCATTGAGACGAGCCTGCCGTGGACCATCGTGCTGCTTGGTGTGGTGACCATCATTGCGGTGGTCGTCGGAACCCTCATTGGCATTCTGATTGCCTGGCGCCGCGGCGGAACCGCGGACAACGTAATCCCAGTGGCTACGATGTTCGGCCAGGCCATTCCAACTTTCTGGCTCGGGCTCATTCTCATCTACTTTTTCGGATTCGTCCATCACTGGTTTCCGCTCGCGCACGGGTACGGCGATGATGTGACTCCAGGGCTCAATGGCCCATTTCTGGCAAGCGCGGTCTATCACAGCCTCCTGCCGGCGGTGGTGGTGTTTGTCGGGAGCATCAGCGGTTGGATTGTCGGCATGCGTAACAACATGATCACGACGCTCGGCGAGGACTACGTGGTGTTCGCCGAAGCCAAAGGGGTATCGAAACGTAGACTGATTTTTTCGTATGCCGCTCGAAATGCGCTTTTGCCGCAGTTGACCTCCGTGGCCATCGCCCTCTCGTCCATCATCGGCGGGCAGATTCTCATCGAACAAGTATTTTCTTATCCAGGTATCGGCTACGGACTGACGAACGCGGTGGCGAGTGAAGACTATCCGCTCATTCAAGGGATGTTTCTCATCATCGCCGTGACGGCCCTTGTCATCAATTTCATCGTCGATATGCTGTATGGACGGCTCGATCCGCGCGTGCGCAGAAGGGGGGCGGCGTGA
- a CDS encoding ABC transporter substrate-binding protein, whose product MKRSKRSRGWVAAAVGLAVVGVAGCGAANTSVNSTSHSSTPSPGAASASSSSVLTVAPNVTGTFSDNFNPFSTNSMPGTLGNIYETLFYFDNTTGKQFNLLGTSFRFSNGGKTLTVSLRKNAVWTDGVPFTAQDVVFTFEDLKKYPDADTNGVWQQLKSVQAEGKYTVVFQFEQPNIPFAEQYVLGGTYIVPAHQWKSLGDPAKAKITHLNAIGTGPFKLSSFTTQDYQFTANPRYYGGAPEVKTLNYPAFASNSSADLALASGQIQYAGINIPNVEKTFVAADPAHNHYLFPPNEPVELYPNLHNPLLAMLPVREAISLAIDRNALSKIGETGYEKPAVPTSLVLPPQSSWLDPSLPASYRAFTLNDAKAVQILQKAGFRKDQNGIFALHGKELSFNLLTVSGWSDWDEDALLIKQQLAKVGIAVNVQEEQFSAYYSAIDPGPGQTPHYDLAISWTNVGPTPYTTYYDMLDSHGSFNLEGYRNAQVDQWFNEFSSTTDSRVQHQVMYRIERLVASQLPVIPLLDGALWYEYNDRHFTGFPTANNLWINPAPYTYQAAAIIMDHLKPVK is encoded by the coding sequence ATGAAGCGGTCGAAGAGAAGTCGAGGATGGGTCGCTGCTGCGGTAGGTCTCGCTGTGGTGGGTGTCGCCGGGTGTGGCGCAGCAAACACCTCGGTCAACAGCACCAGCCATTCTTCCACGCCGTCGCCAGGAGCGGCCAGTGCGTCGTCGAGTTCGGTCCTGACCGTCGCGCCAAATGTCACGGGCACCTTTTCGGACAATTTCAATCCGTTCAGTACGAACAGCATGCCCGGTACCTTAGGTAATATCTACGAGACGCTGTTCTACTTCGACAATACGACCGGGAAACAGTTCAACCTGCTGGGGACCTCGTTCCGTTTTTCGAACGGCGGGAAGACCCTCACGGTTTCTCTGCGCAAAAACGCAGTCTGGACGGACGGAGTTCCGTTTACGGCGCAGGATGTCGTCTTTACATTCGAGGATCTCAAGAAGTATCCTGATGCGGATACCAACGGCGTGTGGCAGCAGCTGAAAAGTGTCCAAGCTGAAGGAAAGTACACGGTTGTGTTCCAGTTCGAGCAGCCCAACATCCCGTTTGCCGAGCAGTACGTCCTCGGAGGCACGTACATTGTGCCGGCTCATCAGTGGAAGTCGCTTGGTGATCCGGCCAAAGCCAAGATCACGCACTTGAATGCCATTGGCACGGGCCCATTTAAGCTGTCGTCCTTCACAACCCAGGACTATCAATTCACGGCCAATCCGCGTTATTACGGAGGGGCACCCGAGGTCAAGACTCTCAATTATCCGGCGTTTGCCAGCAACTCCAGTGCCGATCTGGCACTCGCGAGCGGTCAGATTCAATACGCCGGCATCAATATCCCCAATGTCGAAAAGACCTTTGTAGCGGCCGATCCGGCGCACAATCACTATCTGTTCCCGCCTAACGAACCGGTGGAACTTTATCCGAACCTGCACAACCCGCTCCTCGCCATGCTACCTGTGCGCGAGGCTATCAGCCTGGCCATTGACCGAAATGCGCTGTCGAAAATCGGGGAGACAGGCTACGAGAAGCCGGCTGTCCCTACCAGCCTTGTATTGCCGCCCCAGTCGTCGTGGTTGGACCCCAGCCTCCCTGCGAGCTATCGTGCATTTACGCTCAACGATGCGAAAGCGGTGCAGATTTTGCAGAAGGCAGGCTTCCGCAAGGACCAAAACGGAATCTTCGCGTTGCACGGCAAGGAGTTGTCTTTCAACTTACTCACGGTCAGCGGTTGGAGCGACTGGGACGAAGACGCGCTGCTCATCAAGCAGCAGTTGGCGAAGGTCGGGATCGCCGTGAACGTGCAGGAGGAGCAGTTCTCGGCCTACTACAGCGCCATCGATCCGGGCCCGGGTCAGACGCCGCACTACGACCTCGCCATTTCGTGGACCAACGTGGGGCCTACGCCGTACACGACGTATTACGACATGTTGGATTCGCACGGGTCCTTTAATTTAGAAGGCTATCGCAATGCGCAGGTGGATCAGTGGTTCAACGAGTTTTCGTCGACCACCGATAGCCGGGTTCAGCACCAGGTGATGTACAGGATTGAGCGACTGGTGGCGAGCCAACTGCCGGTCATCCCGCTGTTGGATGGCGCGCTCTGGTACGAGTACAACGACCGTCACTTCACGGGCTTCCCGACGGCCAACAACCTCTGGATCAATCCCGCGCCGTACACCTATCAGGCGGCGGCCATCATCATGGATCACCTGAAGCCGGTGAAGTGA
- a CDS encoding indolepyruvate ferredoxin oxidoreductase subunit alpha, with translation MPFVITSPCIGEKAADCVETCPVDAIHEGPDQYYIDPDLCIDCAACEPVCPVNAIYQEEFVPEDEKEFIEKNRNFFRNR, from the coding sequence ATGCCGTTTGTCATCACGTCGCCTTGCATTGGGGAAAAGGCCGCGGACTGCGTGGAGACGTGCCCAGTGGACGCCATCCACGAGGGTCCGGATCAGTACTATATTGACCCCGATCTGTGCATTGATTGCGCTGCGTGCGAGCCGGTTTGCCCGGTCAACGCCATCTATCAAGAGGAGTTTGTTCCAGAGGACGAGAAGGAGTTCATCGAGAAGAACCGGAATTTCTTCCGCAACCGCTGA
- the pstB gene encoding phosphate ABC transporter ATP-binding protein PstB, with protein MGKSMTVRRLNAWYGAHQVLHNIDMDIEENRVTAIIGPSGCGKSTFIRCLNRMHETHPQARVEGDIRLAGESLFDLDPVDVRRMVGMVFQKPNPFPTMSIFDNIAIGLKLAGIRRPSELRDRVERALRMAALWDEVKDRLAKPATALSGGQQQRLCIARAIAVEPEVLLMDEPASALDPISTMRIEELIEEIKQTYTIVIVTHNMQQAARIADKTAFFYQGHLIEMDDTSQMFTKPKDKRTEDYITGRFG; from the coding sequence ATGGGCAAGTCCATGACGGTTCGCCGCTTAAACGCATGGTACGGCGCACACCAGGTGTTGCACAATATCGACATGGACATCGAGGAGAATCGCGTGACCGCCATCATCGGCCCGTCGGGCTGTGGAAAATCGACGTTCATTCGGTGCCTGAATCGCATGCACGAAACACATCCCCAGGCCCGCGTGGAAGGGGACATCCGACTGGCCGGTGAATCGCTTTTTGACCTGGACCCGGTCGATGTCCGCCGCATGGTGGGCATGGTCTTTCAAAAACCAAATCCATTCCCCACCATGTCGATCTTCGACAACATCGCCATTGGGTTGAAATTGGCGGGCATCCGCCGCCCTAGCGAACTGCGGGATCGCGTCGAACGGGCGCTGCGAATGGCGGCCCTTTGGGACGAGGTGAAGGATCGTTTGGCCAAGCCTGCAACGGCGTTGTCAGGCGGCCAACAGCAGCGCCTCTGCATCGCACGAGCCATCGCCGTGGAACCCGAAGTGTTGCTCATGGACGAGCCTGCTTCCGCCTTGGATCCTATTTCGACTATGCGCATCGAAGAGCTGATCGAAGAGATCAAGCAGACGTACACCATCGTGATTGTGACGCACAACATGCAGCAGGCGGCCCGCATCGCGGACAAGACGGCATTCTTCTACCAGGGCCATCTCATCGAGATGGACGACACGTCGCAAATGTTCACGAAACCGAAAGACAAGCGCACGGAAGATTATATCACCGGCCGATTTGGATGA
- the phoU gene encoding phosphate signaling complex protein PhoU, giving the protein MHQRQAFDIALKELKLKLLHMGGDVQESIRHAVAAVLKHDQALAERVIERDREINRQDHEVEDLCIRLIATQQPVAGDLRRIVAGMRLAVDLERMGDLAVDLAKTALRLSTPPMQEPARRLHEMAEAVDRMVSEGLNAYVNSDADAARRLAEMDDAVDRDYRLLVEELFTDHPDASGTPQQRMLVAFCGRYLERIGDHVTNIGESVLYILTGERSDLN; this is encoded by the coding sequence ATGCACCAACGCCAAGCCTTTGACATCGCCCTCAAGGAACTCAAGTTGAAGCTTTTGCACATGGGTGGAGACGTGCAGGAGTCCATCCGCCACGCTGTCGCCGCTGTGCTCAAACACGACCAAGCGCTCGCAGAACGCGTCATTGAACGGGATCGGGAGATCAATCGCCAGGACCACGAAGTCGAGGATCTGTGCATCCGCCTCATCGCCACCCAGCAGCCCGTAGCCGGCGATCTTCGCAGAATCGTCGCAGGCATGCGGCTCGCCGTCGACCTCGAAAGGATGGGAGATCTCGCCGTCGATCTCGCCAAAACGGCCCTGCGCCTGTCCACGCCCCCCATGCAGGAACCAGCACGTCGGCTGCACGAAATGGCGGAAGCGGTCGACCGCATGGTGTCTGAGGGCTTGAACGCCTATGTGAACAGTGACGCGGACGCGGCGCGCCGATTGGCGGAAATGGACGACGCGGTCGATCGCGACTATCGGCTTCTCGTGGAAGAACTCTTCACCGACCACCCCGATGCCTCCGGGACGCCGCAACAGCGGATGCTCGTTGCGTTCTGCGGCCGCTATCTCGAACGCATCGGCGATCACGTCACCAACATCGGCGAGAGCGTCCTGTACATCTTGACCGGCGAACGGTCGGATCTGAACTGA
- a CDS encoding C40 family peptidase — MRSRIAASVGWLAACLGASLVPATALASSATYTVRAGDSLYKIAAKFHVTVHQLELWNHLSSDVIHPGQVLVISPGGSTSASSSAPSSARSGASTYVVQPGDSLWSISEKFHISMSQLEAWNGLTSSSAIHPGQSLRVSKPQSLSSSANSAVQQASLSSRGSSPGSSNASLTQSALGFAVADYARTFLGDPYEWGANGPSAFDCSGFIQYVYAHFYIQLPRTSYAQYGVGVPISEGNLQPGDIVFFDTYGSGPSHDGIYLGNGQFINAASTSVEIDSLSDPYWADHYIGARRVIGQNG; from the coding sequence GTGCGCTCTCGAATCGCAGCAAGCGTAGGTTGGTTGGCCGCGTGCCTGGGGGCTTCTCTCGTACCGGCCACGGCGTTGGCTTCGTCCGCGACGTACACCGTGCGCGCTGGCGACAGCCTCTACAAAATCGCAGCGAAGTTCCACGTGACGGTGCACCAATTGGAGTTATGGAACCATCTTTCGTCCGACGTCATTCACCCGGGGCAGGTCCTCGTGATCTCCCCTGGCGGTTCCACGTCGGCGTCATCCTCTGCACCTTCCTCGGCCCGTTCAGGAGCATCCACGTACGTGGTTCAGCCTGGTGACTCGCTGTGGTCTATCAGCGAGAAGTTTCACATCAGCATGTCGCAGCTGGAAGCGTGGAACGGCCTGACCTCGTCCAGCGCCATCCACCCTGGCCAATCGCTCCGGGTCTCGAAACCCCAGTCTCTTTCTTCCTCAGCGAACTCGGCCGTCCAACAAGCGTCCCTGTCCAGCCGCGGAAGTTCACCCGGGTCGTCGAACGCGTCGCTCACTCAGAGCGCGCTTGGGTTTGCAGTGGCTGACTATGCGCGCACGTTCCTCGGGGATCCGTACGAGTGGGGGGCGAACGGCCCATCGGCTTTTGATTGTTCGGGCTTCATTCAGTATGTGTATGCCCACTTTTACATTCAGCTGCCTAGGACGAGTTACGCGCAGTACGGGGTGGGGGTTCCGATTTCGGAGGGCAATCTGCAGCCGGGGGATATCGTGTTCTTTGATACATACGGAAGCGGCCCATCTCACGACGGGATTTACCTCGGCAATGGCCAGTTCATCAACGCGGCAAGCACGTCCGTCGAGATCGACAGCTTGTCGGATCCCTATTGGGCCGACCACTACATCGGCGCGCGTCGGGTCATCGGACAGAACGGGTAA
- a CDS encoding flavin reductase family protein → MAIDEYAFRKALARFASGVTVITAATEGEMGGITVSAFCSLSLLPPLVLACIDERASILPLLRRSGAFAVNILSDDQSGLSNQFASKMSDKFQGVSYDVGPLGQPLLAGAQAYLVCTLVHEWKGGDHRVVVGQVEAASADESRTPLLYYASQYGSFQPLS, encoded by the coding sequence ATGGCGATTGACGAATACGCTTTTCGCAAGGCCCTGGCCCGATTCGCTAGCGGCGTGACCGTGATCACAGCAGCGACGGAGGGCGAGATGGGCGGGATCACGGTCTCAGCCTTCTGTTCGCTGTCACTGCTCCCACCGCTCGTCCTCGCGTGCATCGACGAGCGAGCCAGCATTCTTCCACTTCTTCGCCGATCCGGCGCGTTCGCAGTCAACATTCTGTCCGATGATCAATCCGGGCTGTCGAACCAGTTTGCGAGTAAGATGTCCGATAAGTTTCAGGGCGTCTCGTACGATGTGGGTCCGCTGGGCCAGCCGCTCCTCGCGGGCGCACAGGCTTACCTCGTTTGCACGCTCGTTCACGAATGGAAAGGTGGAGATCACCGCGTCGTCGTCGGACAAGTCGAGGCGGCGTCCGCCGACGAATCGCGAACGCCGCTGCTCTACTACGCGAGCCAGTACGGCTCGTTTCAGCCCCTCTCCTGA
- a CDS encoding MGDG synthase family glycosyltransferase — protein MLYASFGDGHVQVARALSEALTRDLGAEVQAVDTFRQTSASLARMNERIFEWSTRYAPALYGWSYDWTKNLSIRHPLWAFLARFSRGAAWRAIREFQPDVIVQLFPDHALAELPPGPRPVVAVVLTDFAVHSRWVHANADLMVVPTQEAAAHVRRFRSDVRVEVGGIPVRDQFRRCALSRLDGARRIVLLTGGRGVFPQYEGVLQRLIRHFPDHVIEVMCGRNARMLERVQAFAERMGHARIHPIGFTDDVASHLQQADFVIAKAGGVTIAECLASGTPMVFYKPLPGQERENARCIERLGAGRIASTLAELDDLFAHWSEETQRAMRMRAIELGKPGAASYVSLCLARACERHQAFGRIAPAAAPVVVQERG, from the coding sequence TTGCTCTATGCTTCGTTTGGCGACGGGCATGTGCAGGTGGCGCGAGCGCTTTCGGAAGCGCTCACGCGGGATCTCGGTGCCGAAGTCCAGGCGGTGGATACGTTTCGGCAGACCAGCGCATCGCTTGCGAGGATGAACGAGCGCATATTCGAATGGAGCACACGTTACGCGCCTGCGCTCTACGGCTGGAGTTACGATTGGACGAAGAATTTGTCCATTCGTCATCCCCTGTGGGCGTTTTTGGCGCGTTTTTCGCGCGGAGCGGCATGGCGAGCCATCCGCGAGTTTCAACCCGACGTGATCGTGCAGCTGTTCCCCGACCATGCGCTGGCGGAGCTGCCGCCGGGGCCGCGGCCGGTGGTGGCCGTTGTGCTCACGGATTTCGCCGTGCACAGCCGCTGGGTGCATGCGAACGCGGATCTCATGGTGGTGCCGACACAGGAAGCGGCGGCGCACGTGCGGCGCTTTCGCTCAGATGTCCGGGTGGAGGTGGGCGGAATCCCGGTGCGGGATCAGTTTCGCCGCTGCGCGCTTTCTCGCCTCGACGGTGCGCGTCGCATCGTGCTGTTGACCGGCGGACGGGGCGTGTTTCCTCAGTATGAAGGGGTGCTTCAGCGACTCATTCGCCACTTTCCCGATCACGTCATCGAGGTCATGTGCGGCCGAAACGCGCGAATGCTGGAGCGAGTGCAGGCCTTTGCGGAGCGAATGGGCCACGCCAGGATTCACCCCATTGGCTTTACCGACGATGTGGCGAGCCATCTTCAGCAAGCGGACTTCGTCATCGCCAAGGCCGGCGGTGTGACCATCGCCGAGTGCCTCGCGTCGGGTACGCCCATGGTGTTTTACAAGCCGTTGCCGGGGCAGGAACGGGAAAACGCGAGGTGCATCGAGCGCCTCGGCGCCGGACGGATTGCAAGCACCCTCGCTGAGCTCGACGACCTGTTTGCGCATTGGTCCGAGGAGACGCAACGCGCAATGCGGATGCGGGCTATCGAGTTGGGGAAGCCGGGAGCCGCGTCGTACGTGTCGCTGTGCCTCGCTCGTGCTTGCGAACGTCATCAAGCTTTTGGGCGCATAGCGCCGGCTGCGGCCCCGGTTGTGGTTCAGGAGAGGGGCTGA
- a CDS encoding YkoP family protein, with translation MPNRAARAVFDAWEALFHRALHLEELEPGTEHLFFVARRRYLGRTFEVDGIVVRPGDPVVEMHMNNALIERALREDANIVRAIVRLLRQARVSLPALAKAVQHEKFEDAQVLYGITMIHRGIEHFGFHTYPLRNPFVRAVTSWHLTNILKMVNPDADHILQTHRDVLQPKLVVASKQKIIEMFGEGALSAREGVMTDDQGRGEVVSLDS, from the coding sequence ATGCCAAATCGGGCAGCGCGGGCGGTCTTTGATGCATGGGAAGCCTTATTTCATCGCGCTCTGCACCTGGAGGAACTGGAGCCCGGCACAGAGCACCTGTTTTTCGTTGCCCGCCGCCGGTATCTCGGTCGGACCTTCGAGGTCGATGGGATTGTGGTTCGCCCGGGCGATCCCGTCGTGGAGATGCACATGAACAACGCGCTCATCGAACGGGCGCTTCGCGAGGATGCCAACATCGTGCGGGCGATTGTGCGGCTCTTGAGGCAAGCGCGTGTCTCGTTGCCGGCGCTAGCGAAGGCCGTTCAGCACGAGAAATTTGAGGACGCTCAGGTGTTGTACGGGATCACCATGATTCACCGTGGAATCGAGCACTTCGGTTTTCACACGTACCCGCTTCGCAATCCGTTCGTGCGCGCCGTGACCAGTTGGCACCTGACGAATATCCTGAAAATGGTCAATCCGGATGCAGATCACATCCTGCAGACGCATCGAGATGTGTTACAGCCGAAGCTCGTCGTCGCTTCCAAGCAGAAGATCATCGAGATGTTTGGCGAGGGCGCGCTCTCCGCGCGCGAGGGCGTCATGACGGACGACCAAGGTCGCGGTGAGGTCGTGTCTCTGGACTCATGA